From Kineosporia succinea, the proteins below share one genomic window:
- a CDS encoding mycothiol transferase, whose translation MSDDAGELAGLPLSPGHSVPSGQPMVDEQGRPQPPVAGGEVETQIGYLEFFRASFRWKTGDLDAAELNLTLGPSSMTLGGMMKHLAFVEDHWFRYYLQGAERSAPWNGVDWDSDRDWDWNSAASDSPDQIRTLWETSVARSREATNAALADGGLDHLARRIIRQDNEEPNLRWIVAHMNEEYARHLGHADLIRESIDGLVGE comes from the coding sequence GTGAGCGACGACGCGGGAGAACTGGCCGGGTTGCCGCTGTCCCCGGGGCATTCGGTGCCTTCGGGGCAGCCGATGGTGGACGAGCAGGGTCGCCCCCAGCCGCCGGTGGCCGGCGGCGAGGTGGAGACACAGATCGGCTACCTCGAGTTCTTCCGCGCCAGCTTCCGCTGGAAGACGGGTGATCTGGACGCGGCCGAGCTGAACCTGACGCTCGGCCCGTCGTCGATGACCCTCGGCGGCATGATGAAACACCTGGCCTTCGTCGAAGACCACTGGTTCCGCTACTACCTCCAGGGGGCCGAGCGCTCGGCCCCCTGGAACGGTGTCGACTGGGACTCCGACCGCGACTGGGACTGGAACTCCGCGGCGTCCGACAGCCCGGACCAGATCCGCACCCTCTGGGAGACGTCGGTCGCCCGCTCCCGGGAGGCGACGAACGCCGCACTCGCCGACGGTGGCCTCGACCACCTGGCCCGGCGCATCATCCGGCAGGACAACGAGGAACCGAACCTGCGCTGGATCGTGGCGCACATGAACGAGGAGTACGCCCGGCACCTCGGGCACGCCGACCTGATCCGTGAGTCGATCGACGGGCTGGTCGGGGAGTAA
- the htpG gene encoding molecular chaperone HtpG, with amino-acid sequence MTTQAESYEFQVETRQLLQLMINSIYSDKDLFLRELISNASDALDKLRLERFNDDTLDVDTSDLHIRIDLDATERTLTISDNGIGMSRDEVVNLIGKIANSGTAEFVRQLKEAQKEAEGEGATEELIGRFGVGFYSSFMVADRVTLITRRAGQAEATRWESAGEATYTIEALEEAPQGTSITLHLKPADPEDRLFDYTDPRKVREIVTRYSDFITWPIRMEALQVPTPEEGEEPPAPEFETVNSRKALWTRPASEVTDEEYAELYKRISHDWNDPLETIRLNIEGTLQYQALLFLPERATANLFSPDAKHGVQLYVNRVFVMDDAEELLPPYLRFVKGVVDSQDLALNVSREILQQDRQIESMRKRLTKRVLQSVKGLAANEPEKYTKFWDEFGRVLKEGLLQDFANRDAILEVSSFLTTHDPEKRTSLRDYVERMQEGQDKIYFLTGDSRQAIENSPYMEAFRAKELEVLLLTDPIDEVWVDGMPEFDGKQFQSVAKGEIDLDEKEEAEREEQKEQFSGLLTWMSGVLTEDVKEVRLSNRLTTSPACVVSDENDATPTLVNLYRAMGQPIPQERRILELNPKHALVEGLRTAHEARPEDPKLAETVELVHGMALLAEGTQPDDPARFVNLLATQLGESLNK; translated from the coding sequence ATGACGACCCAGGCCGAGAGTTACGAGTTCCAGGTCGAGACCCGTCAGCTGCTCCAGCTGATGATCAACTCGATCTACTCGGACAAGGATCTGTTCCTGCGCGAGCTGATCTCCAACGCCTCGGACGCCCTGGACAAGCTGAGGCTGGAGCGGTTCAACGACGACACCCTCGACGTCGACACCTCCGACCTGCACATCCGGATCGACCTCGACGCCACCGAGCGCACGCTGACCATCAGCGACAACGGCATCGGGATGTCGCGCGACGAGGTCGTGAACCTGATCGGCAAGATCGCCAACTCCGGCACCGCCGAGTTCGTGCGGCAGCTGAAGGAGGCGCAGAAGGAGGCCGAGGGCGAGGGTGCCACCGAGGAGCTCATCGGCCGCTTCGGTGTCGGCTTCTACTCCAGCTTCATGGTCGCCGACCGGGTCACCCTGATCACCCGCCGTGCGGGCCAGGCCGAGGCGACCCGCTGGGAGTCCGCGGGTGAGGCGACCTACACGATCGAGGCGCTCGAGGAGGCCCCGCAGGGCACCTCGATCACGCTGCACCTCAAGCCGGCCGACCCCGAGGACCGGCTCTTCGACTACACCGACCCCCGGAAAGTTCGGGAGATCGTCACCCGGTATTCAGACTTCATCACCTGGCCGATCCGGATGGAGGCCCTCCAGGTCCCCACGCCGGAGGAGGGTGAGGAACCGCCGGCCCCCGAGTTCGAGACCGTCAACTCGCGCAAGGCCCTCTGGACGCGTCCCGCCTCCGAGGTGACCGACGAGGAGTACGCCGAGCTCTACAAGCGCATCAGCCACGACTGGAACGACCCGCTGGAGACGATCCGGCTCAACATCGAGGGCACGCTGCAGTACCAGGCGCTGCTGTTCCTGCCCGAGCGCGCCACGGCCAACCTGTTCAGCCCCGACGCCAAGCACGGCGTGCAGCTCTATGTGAACCGCGTGTTCGTGATGGACGACGCGGAGGAGCTGCTGCCGCCGTACCTGCGCTTCGTCAAGGGTGTCGTGGACTCACAGGACCTCGCGCTCAACGTGTCCCGCGAGATCCTGCAGCAGGACCGGCAGATCGAGTCGATGCGCAAGCGCCTCACCAAGCGTGTGCTGCAGTCGGTCAAGGGCCTGGCCGCGAACGAGCCGGAGAAGTACACCAAGTTCTGGGACGAGTTCGGCCGCGTGCTGAAGGAGGGCCTGCTGCAGGACTTCGCCAACCGCGACGCGATCCTCGAGGTCAGCTCCTTCCTGACGACCCACGACCCGGAGAAGCGCACCAGCCTCCGCGACTACGTCGAGCGCATGCAGGAGGGCCAGGACAAGATCTACTTCCTCACCGGCGACTCCCGTCAGGCGATCGAGAACTCGCCCTACATGGAGGCGTTCCGGGCCAAGGAGCTCGAGGTCCTGCTGCTCACCGATCCGATCGACGAGGTCTGGGTCGACGGCATGCCGGAGTTCGACGGCAAGCAGTTCCAGTCCGTGGCCAAGGGCGAGATCGACCTCGACGAGAAGGAGGAGGCCGAGCGCGAGGAGCAGAAGGAACAGTTCTCCGGCCTCCTCACCTGGATGAGCGGGGTGCTGACCGAGGACGTCAAGGAGGTCCGGCTCTCCAACCGCCTGACCACCTCGCCGGCCTGCGTCGTCAGTGACGAGAACGACGCCACGCCGACCCTGGTCAACCTCTACCGGGCGATGGGGCAGCCGATCCCGCAGGAACGCCGCATCCTCGAGCTCAACCCCAAGCACGCCCTGGTCGAGGGGCTGCGCACGGCGCACGAGGCCCGTCCCGAAGACCCCAAGCTGGCCGAGACCGTGGAGCTGGTGCACGGCATGGCCCTGCTCGCCGAGGGCACCCAGCCCGACGACCCGGCGCGCTTCGTGAACCTGCTCGCCACGCAGCTCGGGGAGTCGCTGAACAAGTGA
- a CDS encoding D-alanyl-D-alanine carboxypeptidase family protein, with product MLFQTVVLSLTFALTGPGGPVAPTTTSTMGSAAPTIEWLVPQSGAVPGGTPKVTWPVKGRARLVVPGVGTMGSRRDGTVAVPIASITKVMTAYTILKDHPLAPGESGPVITVTRAEAASYPKRKADGETMVKVRAGMRLTQREALQGMLIRSGNNMADLLARWDAGSRKKFVARMNRNAAELGLTETSFADMSGMSAKSRSSTIDLIDLALVAMKNETFAQIVGTPKAKIPMNTLTTTNKLLGRNGVIGIKTGSTEKAGGCLLFAATDTIDGETYTIYGVMLGAPGPLILTNAFRASEKMVISARKALRKVTLVKRGVPVLRRVDAGGAVTEYGVASSVAVAGWSGMKFRLGLPVGPEPGAVPGSITVKTSGDAIGVPLVPLT from the coding sequence ATGCTGTTCCAAACCGTCGTTCTGAGCCTGACTTTCGCCCTGACCGGGCCGGGTGGACCGGTCGCGCCGACCACCACGTCCACCATGGGGAGTGCGGCACCGACGATCGAGTGGCTGGTGCCGCAGAGCGGTGCCGTGCCCGGGGGCACGCCCAAGGTGACCTGGCCGGTGAAGGGGAGGGCCCGTCTGGTCGTGCCCGGGGTCGGCACGATGGGCAGCCGGCGCGACGGAACCGTCGCGGTGCCGATCGCCAGCATCACGAAAGTGATGACGGCGTACACCATCCTGAAAGATCACCCGCTGGCGCCGGGCGAGAGCGGGCCGGTGATCACGGTGACGCGTGCCGAGGCGGCCTCGTACCCGAAACGCAAGGCGGACGGCGAGACTATGGTCAAGGTGCGGGCGGGGATGCGGCTGACTCAGCGAGAGGCCCTGCAGGGCATGCTCATCCGCTCGGGCAACAACATGGCTGACCTGCTCGCCCGCTGGGACGCCGGGTCCCGCAAGAAGTTCGTCGCCCGGATGAACCGGAACGCGGCCGAGCTGGGACTCACCGAAACGTCTTTCGCCGACATGTCGGGGATGAGCGCGAAATCCCGCAGCAGCACCATCGATCTGATCGACCTGGCGCTCGTGGCGATGAAGAACGAGACGTTCGCGCAGATCGTGGGCACCCCGAAGGCGAAGATCCCGATGAACACCCTGACCACCACGAACAAACTGCTGGGGCGTAACGGGGTGATCGGGATCAAGACCGGTTCCACCGAAAAGGCCGGCGGATGCCTGCTCTTCGCAGCGACGGACACGATCGACGGTGAGACCTACACGATCTACGGGGTCATGCTCGGGGCACCCGGCCCGCTGATCCTCACGAACGCGTTCAGGGCCAGCGAGAAGATGGTGATCTCGGCCCGAAAGGCGCTCCGCAAGGTCACTCTGGTGAAGCGAGGGGTGCCGGTGCTGCGAAGAGTGGACGCGGGAGGTGCGGTGACCGAGTACGGGGTCGCCTCTTCGGTGGCGGTCGCGGGATGGTCGGGGATGAAGTTCCGCCTCGGGCTCCCGGTCGGCCCCGAACCCGGTGCGGTGCCGGGCTCGATCACGGTGAAGACGAGCGGTGACGCGATCGGCGTACCCCTGGTGCCGCTGACGTGA